The following nucleotide sequence is from Solanum dulcamara chromosome 7, daSolDulc1.2, whole genome shotgun sequence.
AAGAAAGCTTTTATACCTTGATTTGGGttacaatcagctcaaaggcaCCATTCCTTCTGAGGTAGGCCTTTCGACAAGCCTACAATATCTTGGGCTGTGGAACAATTTCCTTAGTGGGATAATTCCAAAAGAGCTATTTGGTTTGCCAAACTTGACAGATCTCTACATCCACACAAATAATCTAACGGGGCCTCTCCCAGACTTCCCATCCTCATGTTCACTTTCCCAGCTTCTTATTCATCAGAATCACTTCTCAGGTTCTTTGCCAATTTCCCTAGGTAATTGTCACAACCTTACTGCATTCTATGCAACATCTGCTCATCTTGGAGGAGTTATTTCCCCAGAGGTTTTTAGGGGCCTTAATCTCAACTTTCTCTATTTAGATGATAACAACTTCGAAGGGGAAATTCCCGAGACCTTATGGAATGGGAGCTTACAAGAGTTGGTTCTTTCCATAAATAAGTTTAACGGAAGTATATCCGAAAAGATTGGTGATTGTCATCAGATGACTTACATTGATTTGTCAGTTAACAGATTAACTGGTCAGATTCCCAAGTCAGTTGGACCTCTAACGAATTTGAACAAGCTTCTTCTATATGATAACATGCTTAGTGGTTCATTACCAGCAGTAGTTGGGAACTGCACTTCTCTTGTTGAGATAAGTCTAGTCAGCAACTTCATCAGTGGGGAAATTCCTTCAGAAATTTGCAACCTTCAAAACCTACAAACATTTAATgcattcaaaaataaaattcaggGCCAAATTCCAGAATGCATTGGCAGAATAAGCGAGCTGCAGGAGCTAGCTCTTTACGAGAACCAATTGACCGGCAAGATACCGCCTGGAATTACAAATATGACGAAACTTGCATTTCTTTCGTTGGCTCATAATAACCTTACGGGGGAGGTACCACCTGATCTTGGAAAAGATAATTCTCCTGGCTTAATTAAGGTTGATTTAGGTTATAATAACTTCAGTGGACAGGTTCCTTCTGAACTCTGTAATGGCAACAGGCTTACAGTCCTGGCTCTTGAAAACAACAGTTTTAGTGGCAGCCTCCCAACATATCTAGCCAACTGCAAATCCCTCTATAGGGTAAAACTTTCCAACAACAATCTGCAGGGGAGTATACCTGACGACATTGAAAAGAATGAGAACATTTCTTACTTGGATGTTCGACAGAATATGCTTGTAGGAAGGATTCCAGCAGCATTTGGTTACTGGACCAATCTTTCAATGATTGATCTTTCCGAAAATATGTTTAATGGCTCCATACCCGCAGAACTTGGAAAGCTTCAGAATCTTGTAAGACTGAGCATTTCTTCAAACAGACTGACAGGACAAATTCCCTTTCAGTTGAATAACTCTGAAAAACTGGCTGAGTTGGATCTGAGCAACAACAATCTTTCAGGAAATATTCCGAAAGAAATTGCATCATCTTC
It contains:
- the LOC129894544 gene encoding leucine-rich repeat receptor protein kinase EMS1-like, which encodes MFLFDLVHCFIFFASIVAVFSASLPKDYVHLIGFRSNLPEPSQQLLPWNQSVSHCQWKGVTCYSDTTSHVESLNFRDFLLSGTLDKAFPNLCRLPRLVTLDLSGNHFTGGIPAMLANCSQLDTILLNDNRFSGSIPPEIFKSRKLLYLDLGYNQLKGTIPSEVGLSTSLQYLGLWNNFLSGIIPKELFGLPNLTDLYIHTNNLTGPLPDFPSSCSLSQLLIHQNHFSGSLPISLGNCHNLTAFYATSAHLGGVISPEVFRGLNLNFLYLDDNNFEGEIPETLWNGSLQELVLSINKFNGSISEKIGDCHQMTYIDLSVNRLTGQIPKSVGPLTNLNKLLLYDNMLSGSLPAVVGNCTSLVEISLVSNFISGEIPSEICNLQNLQTFNAFKNKIQGQIPECIGRISELQELALYENQLTGKIPPGITNMTKLAFLSLAHNNLTGEVPPDLGKDNSPGLIKVDLGYNNFSGQVPSELCNGNRLTVLALENNSFSGSLPTYLANCKSLYRVKLSNNNLQGSIPDDIEKNENISYLDVRQNMLVGRIPAAFGYWTNLSMIDLSENMFNGSIPAELGKLQNLVRLSISSNRLTGQIPFQLNNSEKLAELDLSNNNLSGNIPKEIASSSVLTNLLLQDNKLSGALPDTFSSSQKLVKLQLGNNFLEGPIPCSLSKLMQPGA